The [Clostridium] colinum genome includes the window TATTAAACAAGGTGTATTTAAGTCATTTCAAATAATGGAAGATGAGCTTAAAAAATATAACCAAAATTATAATGTTTTTATATATAATTCTAGTAAATTAAATCAAGTTAAAAATTTTGCAACTTCTAACAATATTGAAATTATGATTATAAATATTGATGCTTTTAAAAAAGATGAAAATATTATAAATCAAGATAATGATAAACTAGCTAAAACACCAATAGAGTATATTAAACAGACTAGTCCTATTGTTATTATAGATGAACCTCAATCTGTAGATAATACAGAAAAATCTAAGGAGGCTATAAATTCTCTTAACCCTTTAGCTATTTTAAAGTATTCTGCTACTCATAGAGAAAAAATAAATCTTATTTATAGATTAACTCCAGTTGATGCCTTTCAAATGGGCATAGTTAAACAAATTTCTGTTGCTAGTGTTTTTTCATCTCAAGATTTTAATACACCTTATTTAAAACTTTTAGAGGTTTCTATGGATAATGGTGTAACTGGTGGTATAAATTTTAAAGCTAAGCTAGAAATAGATATTTTAAAAGATGGAAAAATAACAAGAACTAAAAAAATATTAAAACAAAATGATGATTTAGAGTCTATAACTAAAAGAGAAGAATATAACGGATATGTAATTACAAACATAGATTGTACAGAAAATAAGGAGCATATAGAATTTGCTAATACTCAAACTCTAAGTTTAGGAAAATCAATAGGGGATATAGATGAAGATTTAATAAAAAAAGAACAAATCAAAAGAACTATTGAACAACACCTTGAAAAAGAACTTATTTATACAGATTTAGATATTAAAGTTTTATCTTTATTTTTTATTGATAAAGTAGATAAATATAGATTAGGTGATGGAGAAAAAGGCATATATGCTAAAATGTTTGAAGAATGTTATACAGAGCTTATAAATTTACCTAAATATAAAATATTAAAAGAAAGATTTACGCAACCAATAGAAAAGATACATAATGGATATTTTTCTAAAGATAAAAAAGGTAATTTTAAAAATACTAAAGGAGAAAGTAATGAAGATGATAACACATATAAAACTATTATGCAAGATAAAGAATATTTATTGTCTTTTGAATGTCCTTTAAGATTTATTTTTTCTCATAGTGCTTTAAAGGAGGGGTGGGACAGTCCTAACGTTTTTCAGGTTTGTACACTTATTGAGCAAAAATCAAAATTTAGCGCAAGACAAAAAATAGGACGAGGGCTTAGATTATGTGTAAATCAAAATGGTGAGCGTATAGAAGATAAAGCTATTAATAATTTACATATTATAGCTAACGAAAGTTTTGAAGATTTTGCTAAAAATTTACAAAAAGAAATAGAAGAAGAAACAGGATTAAAATTTGGCAGTATAGATATAACATCTTTTATTGGTATCACCTATGAACAAACAGTTATAGAGCAAGTAAATATAAAAAATGAAGATGCTACTGAAATTTTAAATCATTTTGAAAAAATAGGATATATTGATGATGAGGGAAATGTTGATACTGAAAAAATTAAAAATGATATAGAAGATAACTTTTTTAATATTCCAGAAAAATTTGAAAATGTTAAAAAGGAAGTAGAAACTATATTTACACAGCAAAAAATAGAAAATCTTAATAAACAATTATTAACTAACATTACTTATGAAAAAATTACTAAAGAAGAGAAAATAACAACAGAAGAAGATGCAAGAGAAATTTTCCAAAGTTTTAAAGATAGTAAGTATATAGATAATAAAGGACAAGTTACAAAAACTTTAAAAGAAGATTTAGAAAAAGGTAATATAAAATTACCAGAAAAATTTGAAAATGCTAAAGACAATATAAATAATATAGTTTTAAAATCTACTATTAAGTTACCTATTAATAATGCTAACAAGCAAGTTGTAGTAAAATTGAACAAACAAGTATTAGTTAGCCCAGATTTTTTAGAACTTTGGGAAAAAATAAAATATAAAACAAAATATAGATTTAAATTAGACGAAGAAAGCTATAAAAATGAATGTATTGAAAAAATAAAAGAAATGCCTAAAATAAATAGAATAAGAATTGTAACAAAAAATGCTGATATTAACGTAGAAAAAGATGGTGTATATTCTGAAGAAAAGTATGAACAGTTTACAAACATAGAATATAAACAATTTAATCCAACTTTAGAAGATTTATGGGAAATAGCCGAAAAATCTTCTGTACATATAAATTTAGTTTTAGAAGTGTTATCAAAAAGTGGAAGATTAGATGAAATTTATAATGACCCTAAAAAATTTATAGAACAAGTGATTGATATTTTTAAAGAAGTGCAAGCTAAAACTATTATTAATGGTATATATTACATAAAAAATGAAAATGACAAATATTATATAAAAGAAGAAATATTTGATACAAGTGAAATAATAGCATATTTAGATAAAAATGCTTTGAAAATTGAAAATAATAAAACACCTTATGATTATATAGTTTATGAGAGTGAAACAGTAGAAAAATCTTTTGCTAAACAATTAGATAATGACCCTAGTGTAAAAATATTTTTTAAATTTCCTTCAAAGTTTAAAATAGATACACCTATTGGCAGTTATAATCCAGATTGGGCAATTTATAGACAAGAAAATGATACAGAAAAACTTTATTTTGTTATAGAAACAAAAGGTAGTATAAATAGCTATGATTTAAGAATTAAAGAAAATTTAAAAATAAAATGTGGTAAAAAACATTTTGAAGCTTTACAAACTAATGTTAATTTTGATTTTAGTAATGATTGGTTAAATTATTCTAAGAATAAAATATAAAAATACATTTTGTTAATCTAAAATTTGGTTATTTTAAGTATAGTTTATTAAATTTTGGAGAAAATTATTTATAGAAATGTTATAAAACTATTATTATCAAAATAATAAAATAAAAAAAGTTAAATTATTTTAATATACCATAAAAGATAGATTTTTATAAATTTAAATACTTTTAAAAAATCTATCTTTTTTAATTAAAAATTTTTAATGTAGGATATTATTTTAATAAACTATTATAATATAATTAAAATATTGAATATTTTAAAATAGTAGAGTATAATAAAAAATTATTAAATAAATTTAATTAAGTAGGAGGGAATTTTTTGGCTAATAAAATTTTAGTTGTCGATGATGAACAAAGTATAATGAATATTATTGCTTTTAACCTAAAAAAAGAAGGTTATGAAGTTGTATGTGCTGAAGACGGAGAAATGGCTATAAAAATTTTTGAAGAAGAAAGTCCAGATTTAATTCTTTTAGATATAATGATGCCTAAAATAGATGGATATGGTGTTTGCAAAAGGATAAGAGACAAAAGTGACATACCTATTATTATGCTTACTGCTCGTGCAGATGAAGTAGATAAAGTTTTGGGGCTTGAAATAGGGGCTGATGATTATGTAACAAAACCTTTTAGCAATCGTGAGCTTATGGCTCGTGTTAAAGCTAATCTTAGAAGAAAAACTAATATAAATCAAGAAAATGAACAAGCAAATATTAATAGTGGAAATGTTAAAAATTTTGGCGAACTTACTATAGATTTGGATAGATATGAAGTTTTTAAAAGAAATGAACCTATAAATCTTACGATAAGAGAGTTTGAGCTATTAAAATTTTTAGCACTTAAAAAAAATCAAATTTTTACTAGAGAGGTATTATTATCTCAGGTGTGGGGATATGAATATTTTGGAGATGTTAGAGCAGTAGATGTTACTATAAGAAGGCTTAGAGAAAAGATAGAAGATGATGCTAGTAAGCCTAAATTTATAATAACTAAAAGAGGTATAGGATATTATTTTATGTCATAGATAGGTACAAGAGATATGAAAAGTATACGTTTTAAACTAATTTTTATATATTTTATATTAGTTTTTATAGTTATGATAATAAGTGGTACATTTATTATTTTTACTATACAAAAACAAGAAACAATAAAAATAGAAGAAGAACTTAAAAGTTTTTCTAAAGCTATAAAAGAACAGATTATAGACCAGTATGAAAACCCAGAAGATTTTCAAAGTGGATTTACAGACCTTTTTATGAAAAGAGTTTTTATACAAAATATGCAAGGTGCTATAATAGATAAAGATGGAAAAACAATAGCGGCTACTAATTTTTCACAAACACAAGGCCCATATCAATATAAAAATTCTATTGTTATATCAGCATTAGCAGGAAAAGAAAAGTTTGAAAAATTTAAAAAAGGATTAGATGAAAATTCTGTTGTTAAAGAATGGTTAAGCTATGCTTATCCAATTTTTGATGATAATAATAAAGTTGAATATGTAATATATGTTCAAATGGATTCTAGCAATATAAGAGCTACTTTAACTCAAACAACAAATACAATAGGTGTAGCCGTAATTATAGCTTTAGTTTTGGCAATAATATTGGGAGGTATGTTTTCTAATACAATAACGTCACCAATATCTATCTTAACTAGAAAAGCAAATCTTTTAGCAAAAGGTAATTTAGAACAACATATTATCGTTAAAGGTGAAGATGAGATAGGACAACTTACAAGAAGTTTTAATCATATGGCAAGAGAGCTTAGAAAAACTGTATCAGAAATGGAAAACGAAAACAATAAACTAGAAATAGTTTTACACAATATGACAGATGGAGTAGTAGCATTTGATGAAATAGGTAATCTTATTCACGCCAATAAAGAATTTTACGAGCTTATGGGCTTAGAAGAAGATTTGTATAAAATAAATTTAGATTATTTTTTAAATAAGATAGACTTACCTAAAAATAAAATAAAGCTAAATGAAAATACAGAAACATTAATAGATAAAAATGGTAAATATATACAGGTTGTTCTTATACCATATACAGATAAAAATAATTTTATAGAAGGTATAATGATAGTTTTAAAAGATATAACTAAGCAAAAGAAACTTGATGATATGAGAAAAGAATTTGTAGCTAATGTTTCTCACGAAATAAGAACACCTATTACAACTATAAAAAGCTATACAGAAACTCTTTTAGAAGGTGCAATAGAAGAAAAAGAATTAGCTATAGATTTTTTAAATACTATAAATGAGGCAGCAGATAGAATGAAATTTTTGACAGATGACCTTTTAGAACTTTCGCGCTTTGATGGAGGTAAAATTAGCTTTAATTTTAATATTGTAAATTTATATGATATTGTTGTTGGGTGTGTAAAACAAAATATAATTATAGCAAACAAAAAAAATCAAGAAATTTTACTACATGAGCCTGAAAATAAAGAAATGATTGTAATAGTAGATGAAGGAAGAATAAATCAAGTATTAAATAATATTGTATCAAATGCTATAAAATATAGCTATGAGAATACAGTTATACAAATATATATTGAGGAAACAAAAAGTACCTTTATAGTAAATATAAAAGATAATGGTATAGGCATACCAAAAGAAGATATAGGTAGGATATTTGAAAGGTTTTATCGTGTTGATAAAGCTAGAAGTAGAGCAATGGGAGGAAATGGATTAGGGTTATCTATTGCTAAAGAAATAATGCAAGAACATAGCGGAGATATAAAAGCATATAGTAAAGTAGGAGAAGGAACTACTATGCAAGTGATATTTAAAAAATACAAAAATATTGAAAATAGCTTGAAATTTAATTATGAAAACCAAAATTTTTAATTATAAAATTTATAACAAATATTTGTTATTTATGTAAATTTTATTTATTATTACATTATAATGTAAATTAAAAGTAAGGGTATTGTAACACAAATGTAATATAATTAATGTATAATATAATAATATAAAGTAGAAAGGAGGACTGTTATGAAAAAACTAATACTAATATTGTCAACCATCTTTATTTTAATACTTAATAATAGCTTTTTAACATTTGCAGCCTCTGTTTCTAATGAGGTAAAAAGTAATTTTTATATAACAGGTGGTTTAGATTTTTCTAAAGATTGTCAGGCTACATTTGATAAAACAAGAATAATAACTGGCAAAGCCGAAGAGGGGTCTACTGTTACAATTATAGTTTATGAAAAACTTCTTGAAATGAAAGAAGAG containing:
- a CDS encoding restriction endonuclease yields the protein MKIKFKEQAFQKQAIQSVINLFNGQIKQDYTTTYDDNDIQTTFIPNDISYNAINISSEKILENMQRVQKQNMLQTTNDIQNNTFCIEMETGTGKTYTYTKTIFELNKKYGFKKFIIVVPSIAIKQGVFKSFQIMEDELKKYNQNYNVFIYNSSKLNQVKNFATSNNIEIMIINIDAFKKDENIINQDNDKLAKTPIEYIKQTSPIVIIDEPQSVDNTEKSKEAINSLNPLAILKYSATHREKINLIYRLTPVDAFQMGIVKQISVASVFSSQDFNTPYLKLLEVSMDNGVTGGINFKAKLEIDILKDGKITRTKKILKQNDDLESITKREEYNGYVITNIDCTENKEHIEFANTQTLSLGKSIGDIDEDLIKKEQIKRTIEQHLEKELIYTDLDIKVLSLFFIDKVDKYRLGDGEKGIYAKMFEECYTELINLPKYKILKERFTQPIEKIHNGYFSKDKKGNFKNTKGESNEDDNTYKTIMQDKEYLLSFECPLRFIFSHSALKEGWDSPNVFQVCTLIEQKSKFSARQKIGRGLRLCVNQNGERIEDKAINNLHIIANESFEDFAKNLQKEIEEETGLKFGSIDITSFIGITYEQTVIEQVNIKNEDATEILNHFEKIGYIDDEGNVDTEKIKNDIEDNFFNIPEKFENVKKEVETIFTQQKIENLNKQLLTNITYEKITKEEKITTEEDAREIFQSFKDSKYIDNKGQVTKTLKEDLEKGNIKLPEKFENAKDNINNIVLKSTIKLPINNANKQVVVKLNKQVLVSPDFLELWEKIKYKTKYRFKLDEESYKNECIEKIKEMPKINRIRIVTKNADINVEKDGVYSEEKYEQFTNIEYKQFNPTLEDLWEIAEKSSVHINLVLEVLSKSGRLDEIYNDPKKFIEQVIDIFKEVQAKTIINGIYYIKNENDKYYIKEEIFDTSEIIAYLDKNALKIENNKTPYDYIVYESETVEKSFAKQLDNDPSVKIFFKFPSKFKIDTPIGSYNPDWAIYRQENDTEKLYFVIETKGSINSYDLRIKENLKIKCGKKHFEALQTNVNFDFSNDWLNYSKNKI
- the yycF gene encoding response regulator YycF; this translates as MANKILVVDDEQSIMNIIAFNLKKEGYEVVCAEDGEMAIKIFEEESPDLILLDIMMPKIDGYGVCKRIRDKSDIPIIMLTARADEVDKVLGLEIGADDYVTKPFSNRELMARVKANLRRKTNINQENEQANINSGNVKNFGELTIDLDRYEVFKRNEPINLTIREFELLKFLALKKNQIFTREVLLSQVWGYEYFGDVRAVDVTIRRLREKIEDDASKPKFIITKRGIGYYFMS
- a CDS encoding ATP-binding protein, translated to MKSIRFKLIFIYFILVFIVMIISGTFIIFTIQKQETIKIEEELKSFSKAIKEQIIDQYENPEDFQSGFTDLFMKRVFIQNMQGAIIDKDGKTIAATNFSQTQGPYQYKNSIVISALAGKEKFEKFKKGLDENSVVKEWLSYAYPIFDDNNKVEYVIYVQMDSSNIRATLTQTTNTIGVAVIIALVLAIILGGMFSNTITSPISILTRKANLLAKGNLEQHIIVKGEDEIGQLTRSFNHMARELRKTVSEMENENNKLEIVLHNMTDGVVAFDEIGNLIHANKEFYELMGLEEDLYKINLDYFLNKIDLPKNKIKLNENTETLIDKNGKYIQVVLIPYTDKNNFIEGIMIVLKDITKQKKLDDMRKEFVANVSHEIRTPITTIKSYTETLLEGAIEEKELAIDFLNTINEAADRMKFLTDDLLELSRFDGGKISFNFNIVNLYDIVVGCVKQNIIIANKKNQEILLHEPENKEMIVIVDEGRINQVLNNIVSNAIKYSYENTVIQIYIEETKSTFIVNIKDNGIGIPKEDIGRIFERFYRVDKARSRAMGGNGLGLSIAKEIMQEHSGDIKAYSKVGEGTTMQVIFKKYKNIENSLKFNYENQNF